The following proteins are co-located in the Aquarana catesbeiana isolate 2022-GZ linkage group LG02, ASM4218655v1, whole genome shotgun sequence genome:
- the LOC141126669 gene encoding uncharacterized protein translates to MEKGGLCMLPRRDEGPLSVSGLIRELSRKTPLVEESDIEDLCDMEEGLSEITDLQLDVHTASNLLDISDDQKMASRSVIHQNRPETPERFQWPQVLSSQSFSSGRHLWEVVSGESRSWIIGMCYPSIDRTQWQSVIGNNPKSWCLVRSGNRYSVMHDKEKRRLPGKVSNNRVRIYLDYEAGKISFYELSDPTHHLHTFTASFTEPLNAALCVWEGCVTTSRGSNMEEVQQTLDVTGNTDLLLDVDTAFNKLFISHDKKTVSWSYHLQNRPNNLKRFHRPQVLSCQRFFSGQHYWEVDVGASDSWRVGMCYPSIDRSERQSVIGNNCKSWCLVRLKNGYSAIHDSNETQLPMKISSNRFRVFLDYEAGQLSFHALSEPVRHLHTFTATFTEPLHAAIWVWLGCIRISGKATLEASEQTPELLVDADILLDVNSASNLVAVSDERKRACWTYDNQNRPETSKRFQDYPQVLSSQSFDSGRHYWEVDVGLTYSWRLGMGYPSLDRVGKPVSAVGNNDKSWCLDMDGTQYSVRHAGNITQLPYYISSDRIRIYLDYEAGQLSFYELRDPIRHLHTFTANFTEPLHAIVCVWEGHIRISGGGSAHAE, encoded by the coding sequence ATGGAGAAGGGAGGCCTGTGCATGCTCCCCAGGCGGGACGAGGGTCCACTCTCAGTCAGTGGTCTGATCCGTGAGTTGTCCAGGAAGACACCCCTTGTTGAGGAATCAGACATAGAAGATTTATGTGATATGGAGGAGGGACTGTCAGAGATTACAGATCTTCAACTGGATGTCCATACTGCAAGCAACCTTCTAGATATATCAGATGACCAGAAAATGGCATCAAGGTCCGTAATACACCAAAATCGCCCAGAGACACCAGAAAGATTCCAGTGGCCTCAAGTGCTAAGTAGTCAGAGTTTCTCCTCTGGACGGCACTTATGGGAAGTTGTTAGTGGGGAATCCCGTAGCTGGATcatcgggatgtgttaccccagcaTCGACCGGACACAGTGGCAGTCGGTGATTGGAAATAACCCCAAATCCTGGTGTTTAGTCAGGTCCGGTAACCGGTATTCAGTGATGCATGACAAGGAAAAGCGAAGATTACCAGGCAAGGTCTCCAATAATAGAGTCAGGATCTATCTGGATTACGAGGCTGGGAAGATCTCATTTTATGAGTTGAGTGACCCAACACACCACTTACACACCTTCACGGCCTCCTTCACCGAGCCCCTCAATGCTGCATTATGTGTATGGGAGGGTTGTGTGACCACATCTAGAGGATCAAATATGGAGGAAGTGCAGCAAACATTGGACGTGACTGGAAATACAGACTTATTACTAGATGTGGACACAGCTTTTAACAAGCTTTTTATATCACACGATAAGAAAACTGTCTCTTGGTCCTATCATCTGCAAAATCGCCCAAATAATCTAAAGAGGTTCCATCGCCCTCAGGTACTAAGCTGCCAGAGATTCTTCTCGGGACAACACTACTGGGAAGTAGATGTCGGAGCATCAGACAGTTGGAGAGTTGGAATGTGCTATCCCAGTATAGACAGGTCAGAAAGGCAGTCGGTAATTGGAAACAACTGTAAGTCATGGTGTTTGGTGCGGTTGAAGAATGGTTATTCGGCAATACATGACAGCAATGAGACGCAGTTGCCCATGAAGATCTCTAGTAACCGATTCAGGGTGTTTCTAGATTATGAAGCCGGTCAGCTCTCTTTTCATGCCTTGAGTGAGCCAGTCCGCCATTTGCATACCTTCACtgccaccttcactgagcccctccatgctgcaaTATGGGTATGGTTGGGTTGCATAAGGATATCTGGGAAAGCAACTTTAGAGGCCTCAGAGCAGACGCCAGAGCTGTTGGTGGATGCAGACATATTGCTAGATGTGAACTCAGCCAGTAATCTTGTAGCGGTATCAGATGAGCGCAAAAGAGCCTGCTGGACTTATGACAACCAGAATCGTCCAGAAACATCAAAGAGATTCCAGGACTATCCACAAGTGTTGAGCAGCCAGAGCTTCGACTCAGGGCGACActactgggaagtggatgttggGCTAACCTACAGCTGGAGACTCGGCATGGGTTACCCAAGCTTAGACAGGGTGGGAAAGCCTGTGTCGGCGGTTGGAAATAATGACAAGTCATGGTGCTTGGACATGGATGGTACTCAGTATTCGGTGAGACACGCCGGTAATATAACCCAATTACCCTACTATATATCCAGTGACAGAATCAGGATATATCTAGATTACGAGGCCGGGCAGCTTTCGTTTTATGAGCTGCgtgacccgatccgacacctccacaccttcactgccaacttcactgagcccctccatgccatAGTATGTGTTTGGGAGGGTCATATAAGGATATCTGGTGGCGGATCGGCACATGCGGAGTGA